In Mustela erminea isolate mMusErm1 chromosome 8, mMusErm1.Pri, whole genome shotgun sequence, a genomic segment contains:
- the GPR148 gene encoding LOW QUALITY PROTEIN: probable G-protein coupled receptor 148 (The sequence of the model RefSeq protein was modified relative to this genomic sequence to represent the inferred CDS: inserted 2 bases in 2 codons; substituted 2 bases at 2 genomic stop codons) — protein sequence MLCWLFLTSSPPAIATLALSSLLLVTFLQSQRLWQEPHYLLLANILLSDLAYLVFHMIISSSNLGSWLLGCTACGVLTDAIFAASISTILSMATVLHTYLAAVYPLHYFSFMSYEAAQKVVALIXLVACFFSTCLIWLSKSQNARLEQEXLMHPSWTHDPRVTVTDTXILCILFICTALIINCXWRIYAETRTSGIWVQGYSRAKGTMLIHTVLIMLYVSPVVVFSMDILLTK from the exons ATGCTGTGCTGGCTGTTCCTCACCTCAAGCCCGCCGGCTATAGCCACACTTGCTCTGAGCTCTCTGCTGCTGGTAACCTTCCTGCAGAGCCAGAGACTTTGGCAAGAGCCCCACTACCTGCTGCTGGCTAACATCCTGCTCTCAGATCTGGCCTACCTTGTCTTCCACATGATCATCTCCTCCAGCAACCTGGGTAGCTGGCTCCTGGGCTGCACTGCTTGTGGTGTTCTCACAGATGCCATCTTTGCTGCCTCTATCAGCACCATCCTGTCCATGGCCACTGTGCTGCACACCTACCTGGCAGCTGTTtatcctctgcactatttctcCTTCATGTCTTATGAGGCTGCCCAGAAAGTGGTGGCCCTCATCTAGTTggtagcctgcttcttctccacaTGTCTCATTTGGCTTAGCAAGAGCCAGAATGCCAGGTTAGAACAAG GCCTCATGCATCCTTCATGGACACATGACCCCCGGGTCACTGTCACTGACACCTGAATTTTATGCATTCTCTTTATTTGCACAGCTCTCATCATTAACT TCTGGAGGATCTATGCAGAGACCAGGACTTCAGGCATCTGGGTTCAGGGTTATTCCCGGGCTAAGGGTACCATGCTTATCCACACAGTGCTAATCATGCTATATGTTAGCCCAGTTGTGGTGTTTTCCATGGACATCTTGCTAACCAAGTAA